In Erpetoichthys calabaricus chromosome 2, fErpCal1.3, whole genome shotgun sequence, a genomic segment contains:
- the b3gnt7 gene encoding UDP-GlcNAc:betaGal beta-1,3-N-acetylglucosaminyltransferase 7 — protein MLTTRDKWKIYKSVCITSFVIVIALMVLQKNIIASSSQLLEGDLSRSRQHSQDIVKTQKRNLFRKTENFWKVEKPEESTKELQVVNEHHSRTWDVTSSKCKANLNFTRMVWFSGLEATFKQFLLYRHCRYFPMTINHPEKCSGDIYLLIVIKSVITQHDRREVIRKTWGKQKEVDGKKIKTLFLLGAPSKEEERANHQKLLEYEDYIFGDILQWDFLDSFFNLTLKEVHFLKWFSTYCQDVQYIFKGDDDVFVSPDNILEFLQGNTEKNLFTGDVLYKAKPIRRKDNKYYIPLALYNKTHYPPYAGGGGFLMSSSLARKLFVASESLDLYPIDDVFLGMCLEVLHITPTKHDGFKTFGIVKNKKSKMNREPCFFKNMLVVHKLLPAELTQMWNLVQSSLKCSNKVEIL, from the coding sequence GCTGACCACAAGGGACAAGTGGAAGATTTACAAAAGTGTATGCATAACTTCCTTTGTCATCGTGATTGCTCTGATGGTCCTGCAGAAGAACATCATTGCCAGCAGCAGTCAGCTGTTGGAAGGAGATTTGTCAAGGTCAAGACAACATTCTCAGGATATAGTTAAGACCCAGAAAAGAAACCTCTTCCGCAAGACAGAAAACTTTTGGAAAGTGGAGAAACCCGAGGAAAGCACAAAAGAGCTACAAGTGGTAAACGAGCACCACAGCAGGACCTGGGACGTGACCAGTTCCAAATGTAAAGCTAATTTGAACTTTACACGTATGGTGTGGTTTTCAGGCCTCGAAGCCACTTTTAAACAGTTCTTGTTGTACAGACACTGTAGGTACTTCCCAATGACAATTAACCATCCGGAAAAGTGCAGTGGGGATATATACCTGTTGATAGTAATAAAGTCTGTCATCACACAGCATGATCGCAGGGAGGTTATTAGAAAAACTTGGGGCAAACAGAAAGAGGTAGatggcaagaaaataaaaacactcttCCTGCTAGGGGCTCCCTCCAAAGAGGAGGAACGGGCCAACCACCAGAAGCTTTTGGAGTATGAGGACTACATTTTTGGGGACATCTTGCAGTGGGACTTCCTCGACAGTTTCTTTAACCTTACCCTGAAAGAGGTGCACTTTTTGAAATGGTTCTCCACTTACTGTCAGGATGTGCAGTACATTTTTAAGGGTGATGATGATGTCTTTGTTAGCCCGGATAACATCTTAGAGTTTTTGCAGGGCAACACAGAGAAAAACCTTTTCACCGGGGATGTCCTCTACAAAGCCAAACCAATTAGAAGAAAAGACAACAAGTATTATATCCCTCTGGCACTGTACAATAAGACCCACTACCCCCCCTACGCAGGGGGTGGTGGATTCCTCATGAGCAGCTCTTTGGCCAGAAAGCTCTTTGTTGCGTCTGAATCTCTGGATTTGTATCCTATTGATGATGTGTTCCTTGGCATGTGTCTGGAGGTGCTTCATATCACTCCAACAAAGCACGATGGTTTCAAGACCTTTGGGattgttaagaacaaaaaaagtaaGATGAACAGGGAACCTTGTTTTTTCAAAAACATGTTGGTGGTACACAAGTTGCTCCCAGCAGAACTGACTCAAATGTGGAATTTAGTGCAGAGCAGCCTTAAATGCTCCAATAAAGTAGAGATTTTATAG